A stretch of the Synechocystis sp. PCC 7338 genome encodes the following:
- the rlmB gene encoding 23S rRNA (guanosine(2251)-2'-O)-methyltransferase RlmB, translated as MTEMPKKKFSPRSARGDKPRYGEQKPKPKRSGDKPRASGEQSPGFKDKFDKFSEKPRPRSQGDQPRRTGDKPSNFKDRFKDKDRPRYGDDRPRRSGQKPQFGKAAPFAPPMADSDQAQEALDLLYGHHAVLAALDGDRQLNRIWITSHLRHDIRYRTKIQTAKANGTVVDEVDNFRLNQITHNANHQGIAAQVAPYHYWELGDLIDQAKRQSTAPVLVIIDSITDPHNLGAIIRTAEAFGAQGMVLPQRRVAGITSTVMKVAAGALEHFPVARVVNLSRALETLKESGFWIYGTVAGKQPPLHQSDLREPMGLVIGSEGEGLSLLTQKHCDHLITIPLAGKTPSLNASVAAAINLYEIFRQRGFDRPTLSSPAPDFPEVAKD; from the coding sequence ATGACTGAAATGCCCAAGAAGAAATTTTCTCCCCGTTCTGCCCGTGGAGATAAACCCCGCTATGGAGAGCAGAAACCCAAACCGAAGCGTAGTGGGGATAAACCCCGGGCCAGTGGAGAACAGTCCCCCGGTTTTAAGGATAAATTCGATAAGTTTAGCGAGAAGCCCCGACCCCGATCCCAGGGGGACCAGCCCCGACGGACCGGAGATAAGCCCTCAAATTTCAAGGACCGGTTTAAGGATAAAGATAGGCCTCGCTACGGTGACGACAGACCACGGCGATCGGGCCAGAAGCCCCAATTTGGTAAAGCTGCCCCTTTTGCTCCCCCCATGGCGGACTCGGATCAGGCCCAGGAGGCCCTGGATTTGCTCTATGGTCACCATGCTGTCCTGGCTGCCCTAGATGGCGATCGCCAGTTGAATCGTATTTGGATTACTTCCCATCTCCGCCACGACATTCGCTATCGCACTAAAATTCAAACCGCTAAGGCCAACGGCACGGTGGTGGATGAAGTAGATAATTTTCGCCTTAACCAAATTACCCATAACGCCAATCACCAAGGCATTGCTGCCCAGGTGGCCCCCTACCACTATTGGGAACTGGGGGATTTGATTGACCAAGCCAAACGCCAAAGCACTGCGCCGGTTTTAGTGATTATCGACAGCATCACCGATCCCCATAACCTGGGGGCCATCATCCGCACCGCCGAAGCGTTTGGGGCCCAGGGCATGGTCTTACCTCAACGGCGCGTGGCTGGGATCACCTCCACGGTAATGAAAGTGGCCGCTGGCGCCTTGGAACATTTCCCCGTGGCTCGGGTGGTAAATCTCAGCCGGGCCTTGGAAACGTTGAAGGAGTCTGGCTTTTGGATCTATGGCACCGTGGCTGGGAAGCAACCTCCTCTGCACCAATCGGATTTACGGGAACCTATGGGACTAGTGATTGGCTCGGAAGGGGAAGGGTTGAGTTTGTTGACTCAAAAACACTGTGATCATCTAATTACCATTCCTTTGGCTGGTAAAACCCCCAGTCTCAATGCTTCCGTGGCGGCGGCCATCAACCTTTATGAAATTTTTCGCCAACGGGGTTTTGATCGGCCTACCCTATCTTCCCCTGCCCCCGACTTTCCGGAAGTTGCAAAGGATTAG
- a CDS encoding DUF1816 domain-containing protein translates to MKELWIRVLSLLGMAHWVEISTGAPRCTYYFGPFARRSSAEKAQVGYLEDLRGEGAQDIQVTIKQCKPARLTIFDDGEELMPILSP, encoded by the coding sequence ATGAAAGAACTGTGGATCCGAGTTTTATCCCTGTTGGGCATGGCCCACTGGGTTGAAATTAGCACCGGCGCTCCTCGCTGTACCTATTATTTTGGTCCCTTTGCCCGCCGTAGCAGTGCGGAAAAGGCCCAGGTAGGCTACCTGGAGGATTTGCGAGGGGAGGGAGCCCAAGACATCCAGGTAACCATCAAGCAATGTAAGCCCGCCCGCTTGACCATTTTTGATGACGGAGAGGAATTAATGCCCATCCTTTCCCCCTAG